The following DNA comes from Poecilia reticulata strain Guanapo linkage group LG5, Guppy_female_1.0+MT, whole genome shotgun sequence.
GGCAGTTTTTTGTAATTAAGGAAAAATGCCAGTTGCCCTCGGAGGGCCTCAGGGCTACACGCCACCTGAGGGTGGCTGGGGTTGGCTGGTGGTGATTGGGGCCTTTATCTCTATTGGCTTCTCCTATGCAACCGCCAAGTCCATCACTGTCTTCTTCAAGGAAATCGAAGTGATATTCAATGTGACCAGCAGCCAGGTGTCTTGGATCTCCTCCATCATGTTAGCGGTCACATACGGTGGAGGTGAGCTGCACCCCACATCACAGGCTGTTGATAACACTTGACATTTAGCACATCACGAAGCTTGACTGAATCAATTCTTAGCTCTTAGCGTGAGTGTGAAAGATTTATTCCTGCTGTGTTTAGTTAAAAatcaatcttttaatttttttatttttttacttttttggtgAAATATAGCCTTTTACAAAAGTCTCTCATACCGGGACAAAGAGGCCCCCTATTCTCACACTCATACAGCAGACCAGATTAATAAATATGTCATTCTgggagaaaaaacagaacaatacTGGAGCTCTGCTATTGAAGTGCTTTTGCAACACTATCTGTCTCAGAAGCAGATGAATAGGCTTTCCTTTGTGTAGTCTTTTCCCTTGTTCTTTGAGAGTGGAAGACCACCAGGAAGTTTGACTGTGTTGTTGTACTGATGGTGGGTTGAATGATATGGTGGATGATGTCACAAACTTCTGGACAGTTGGATGGTGATAAGACCCTTTTCATGTGCTCAAACAGAGTGGAGTTCAAAAGGAGCTTTCATTGTCCCACGTGGCTCTCAAATCAAAACACAGTTGTGatctttacttttattaaaaaaattactttttttctacatatttcttaaaactttcATTAGGTTTTGTCAGTATAACACGAGACAGATAATATGTGGAAAAGAGTCGCCTACTCCCCGTGGTCCTATTGCCATCTTCAGAAGTATACCGCccctggtcagaaacaaccaatcagagccaggaggagtgtcagcgctgtcaatcacactcCTGTGTGTAGTGTAGCAGAGAGAAACAATGTGTGTACATGAGGTTGGTTGAAAgtgctaagcccctcctcctggctctcatTGGATGTTTCTGACCGAGAGGCAGAgaagctttagtttttttagagACTGTTTGTCTCTTATTATACTGTCAGGttctaacaaatatgtaaaaattgtttgtgtactccctcccgaccccactaaggaacatgggtgtaaagaaaatggatggatggatgtttgtgtACTCTGTataatgatcaaaaataaaatgatattttagAGAAACAGGACGCATAAAGCCACGTCAAAAATAGTTTCTCCATAATGTTGGATTCCATTCACAAATTAaaccacatatttaaaaatactgcaTAAAGACACATAGCATTTCTTTCTCACAATTAGACATAAATATGACTGAACCTTTCATATTTCAGGAAAGGTATTCTGGAATTTATGCTGATAAATTCCAGCATAGTGtcgttttttctttcttcagactCAGAGTTTGTGTTTGCTCCATTTGTATTTGGTAGAATTACCTTTCGATCTGTTAGACTTGGggtaaacattttgtttatccaCAATGGACTGCTATAGACTGCAGAAGTGGTGTAGCTGCACCAGGTTTGTAGACTGCCTTACTCCAACACACTTTTTCATCTTTGCCCACAAATTTCTATTGTCATTTCGAAATACTGACGTTCTTGTCCTTAAAATGCTTTGTATCTTATTTGACTTTACTATTAGAGCCCTTGTCCGTTTGAAAGATTCGTTTTGATCTAAGCCGTAGCTTCTTGAGATGTTTCATCAATGTTTGAACATAATGTTTTTTCCTCGTGATGTCATCTATTTTGGGAAGAGCACCAGTCCctctgcagcaaaaacattcacacaatGTGATGCTGCCACAGTCATACATCATGGAGATGCTCTTCTCTTTTCTCCACTCTTTCACATGGAACATTAGACATTCTGGCCAAAGatgtcaaattttgtttcatCATGCCAGAGGGCATACTTCCAAAAATGGAGGTCTCTGTCCCTAAGAGCATTTTCAAATTAGTTAATTTATATTGTGTTTAGGATAATGGTTGCTTCCGctctgagtggcctttcagcccatatttttacttcagttgttTGCCTGTGGATAATGAAACTCTCCTACCAGCTTCAGGGACAATCTTCACAAgcatattatattatattatataccCCTACAGATAATGAAACTCTCTTACCAGCTTCAGTGACAATCTTCACAAGGTCTTTTGTCTGTGTCATCTGGTTTACGCACATTGTTGCACTCAAACACTTTCAAAGAACCCATCTTCTTCCTGAAAAGAAAGGAGCTTTTGAGTATCTGAAAAGTGAAAGAACTTGCTTTGTGATGGTTCCCATTTATTCTATtgatattttacataatttaggAAGCACAATTAACCATGCCACATGTTTATTATATACTAGAAACAACTGAAATGCCTCTTTCAGTGTAAGGCTTCTTTACAGCCCAACATAACCATCGTGTTGAAATCCTTACAGGAATCAATGCTGCTTCGGGTTTGGCATCCAGTTACCCTAGCAAGTTGGTGCTAGGGTAATTTCCTACGTGTCGATGTAGGAAGTTACCGAGTTATAACGTGAGATTGTTTGATTAACCTTAATCCTATAGAGGGGTGTATTCAAGCCGTTTACCCATTCAAATAAATAGACTCAAGCTTTTGCGTGGTTAGGTGAAGTGAATTCTTCACATGTTTTTTCATGTGACCTGCTGTAACCTGCTGTGCCATAGATCCCTACACAAAGGACAACAGGAGGAACCTTAACCTTTTACTCCTACAGTACTAGGATGCTTTGGGCCCACTCGTCCCCTTAGAGGGAACAGTCTCAATACAAATCAATACCAACTTGTTCTGAAAGATCACCTTTGTCCACTTATGAAGCATCTCTGCTCAATAGAAACTGTGTCATACAGGATGAGATTGTTCCCCATTGACAGAATATGAGTTTTCAGTGAGCAGAATAGTAAATGGGAAAATATCTAAAATCCTATAAAATCACAAGTTTACAACTCAACTGAATATTATGTGTGACAGACATTGAGACAAATGAATTtcattaatccatccatccttccttccatccatccattaaatTCTGCTTATTTGAAATGAAGTCACGACTAAAGTCTAAAAGGGAAACTAAGACAAACATTTCCACAGTGACTCTCTCCAGCTCAAGGTTGCAGGATGCTAAAAGTGTTCCCAGGCCAAAAGGAACAAGTAGTCTTGATCAAGACACAAATATACTGGAGCTCCTGTTTAAGGCAGAACGTCACCCCTGAACTCAGAGAGTAGCCCACTTTTTCTTGGTAGATTATTAGCTTCTATCATATTCCTAGAATTCAAGAATATCAGTATTATTACATATACCTTCTTTTCATACTGCACATCCTTCCTCCTTAACCTTGATGTGGTAACAGCCCCATTTGATTTTACTCAAATGTGTACATGACAAAGTGTTAGTCCATATTCCCTTAATCTTTGCAAGTCTGGAGAGAgctggtgcctatttccagGGGTCGATAGGTGAGATGTTAATGGCTTCCTAGACAGGTCACTAGCCTGTCAGAAGGGAATGATTTGATGTAAGAATAATAATTCATGCAAATATTCACATGAACAGTTAAGCTCTGCATTGTATTATAAcccaaaataagacaaagaaatgttttatagatCTGTATATTCATTTTGACACTCTCAGCACATCAACAGGAGTAGTTCAGTAATGGTGTAGTGTTGCGTATTTCTGTACTCCTTTAATTTTTGATACATCACGTTCATAATATTCTACCATGGTTTGTATCTGACCTTTATACCCTAAGCAACCCTCTCTGCAAAGTGGAAGGAAGGAACTCATTGTTTGCGTGGAGATGGCCTgcattacaatttaaaaacccTTTGTCTTGCGCCATGCTGGCAAATGAGTTTGGACAACCTCTAAACAAAAACTGTCAGTTTCCATTTAGCTTCATTGGGGACTGCAGGGATTTGGCAGGGAGGCAGAAGTGTCTTCCATGTGGTTCCTCATACTCATTTAGGCTCATTGTTATATGTGCTAGATGGAGATGGTGTTTTGCTTTCTGAAGTCTGCATGCATTTTAGTCAATTGTCTGCAAGTCATAGAAAAGTCATAAATTTTTCCCTTGAATTCAGTATACATTTTGATGAGGTGATCCACACATTTCCTATTCAGCCAGTCTTTCAGTAATAAGGGTGACAGGTGCCAAAAATGCCaaaagggcaaaaaaaagaagaaattcttTCATCTTCCTTTTGCAGATCAGTGATCACTGATACTCTCATACACACATTTCCAGAACACACACTTTAACTTGTCTGaagagtttaatattttaaaataaatccaagtcaattaaaaaaagaatacagtGTCATTTTGTATTAagaatcaaacacattttttcaatacaatgtttgtagtttttctgaCGGATCACATTACCaatgacatgaaaacacatttactgcAGTGCAGTAAATGATTGAGGAAACTGTTAGAATTTGCTAAGCCACTGATGTAACACTAGAGCCCCCTTGTGgatgaatgtaaaatgtacatttggTCTGAGTTTCAAAATCCTGTAACTCTTTGTGactagttttgtgtttttaaaataatattcccAGGCCCTATCAGCAGCATCCTGGTGAACAAATATGGGAGTCGTCCTGTCATGATGTTTGGAGGATTCCTGTCTGGAACTGGATTCGTTGCTGCGTCTTTCTGCAACTCCGTTGAAGCGCTATATTTTTGCGTGGGTGTAATGGGAGGtttgtgggttttttcttttactatttttatattttcatatttggtcATGTGAAAATTAAGTATTCACATACTtgacattctttttttcttttggtaattttttttaggtttgggATTGTCTTTTAACCTCAACCCAGCCCTCACTATGATTGGAAAATACTTCTTTAAGAGACGGCCTGTAGCTAACGGGATTGCCATGGCTGGTAGCCCTGTCTTTCTCTCTACGCTGGCTCCTCTTAACACCTGGCTCTATGACCAGTTTGGTTGGAGAGGAAGTTTTCTAATCCTGGGCGGCCTTCTTCTTAATTGCTGTGTGGCTGGCTCCCTCATGCGACCAATAGGACAAAAACCCAAACCTGCAGAAAAGACCACTGAAAGGAAGAGCATTTTGCAGACCATTAACAGCTTCCTGGACCTCACTTTATTTAAACACAGGGGATTTTTACTCTACATTATGGGCAATGTTATCATgttatttggtttatttgctCCACTGGTGTTTCTTTCCAATTATGCAAAGAGTAAAGAAATCCCTAAAGAGAAGGCAGCATTTCTTCTCTCTGTGTTGGCTTTTGTTGACATGGTTGCACGGCCCTCAATGGGCATTGTAGCCAACACTAAGTGGATTCGGCCGAGGATACAGTACTTCTTTGCGATTTCTGTCTTGTATAATGGCGTGTGTCATGTTCTTGCTCCATTATCAGTAGACTACAAAGGCTTTGTAATTTATGCCATCTTTTTTGGATTTGCCTTTGGCTGGCTGAGCTCAGTGCTGTTTGAGACCTTGATGGATTTGGTTGGGGCCCAGCGCTTTTCAAGTGCTGTTGGGCTGGTCACTATTATGGAGTGTGCGCCAGTTTTGTTAGGGCCCCCGTTACTTGGTGAGTACAGATTTcactaaaaaaatatacttttcatGTTTATACAATTTCTCAAACAGAAAGCCAtcagacaaaataataaattatgacCTATTTTGTCTTCACAGGAAAGTTCAAAGACGTCTACCATGATTACAAGTACACGTACCAGGGCTGTGGGATTGTTCTCATCGTCTCCAGTGTATTCCTGTTTGTAGGCATGGGAATTAACTATCGACTGCTGgacaaggagaaaaaagaagaggagagaaaggcCAGGATGGGAGTTAGACAACCAAATGCCAGCAGGGATAACTCTGCAAAAGAGGTTGGAGAGGTTAGGAACAGTGAAGACACTGTTTAGTGCTCTATTACATGcctgtttgcattttataaCGCAATCTAATGTCCTTTGGagttatttttctgtgaataacTTCACATCAGCATGTCTCTGTTTCATTATATGCTGCTTTCGAACAATGCCGGCGATATCACAGACCCTTTATTAGAACCCTTGAAGCTGTATTAAACTGTCAACATAAAATACCTCGTATGCATTATTCACTGTTTGCTTGTCCTACAAGATGACATTTATGTTAAGTCAGGGGTTTTTAActaatgtttttcactttgcaTAACTATATATGCCTGTTGTATTTTAATATGTACCAGGATCACAGCAAAGccttatattttaaaataagttttcttgtttattttttggagtGTACCACACAATCTATTTTTGTAGATTAGTAAGTAATTTCTCAACCCCTCAAACGTTGTTCATTCCTATAAGATATTCATTCAGCATTTGATTTATCTTGTAAACATGTTTGTAATATAATTGTTCAGccaattaggatttttttttttgggaagtTAATGCAATCTTGAAACACTGCTTTGTTTGCTAACATAATAGGAATATGTGGCACCATCTgcagtttgttgtattttctgtaTATGGAAGTTaccttagaaaaaaataaacatttattaaaactgttcaCTTCATTCATTGTGTTTTATAACCCACATACATTAATACATCTGCTCATTAAAGATGCATTAAGTCACATTTCCTATAATAAAAAGAGCATATGAGAGAGGATTAGTATGCCCATCCATTCATTCTTTATGTAGTCCTTAGGGTGGTGGGTAGCTGGTGCCAATGTCCAGCATTCATTTAGTAAGAGACAAAGTACACCCTGGAAATTCCACCactccatcacagggcaacacaaagtCATATTGCAGATTCACACTTGAGGACAATTTTAAGAATTCTTGCTTAAAATTGCTACAGAATTATGCATTCATtacacaaaacagaacaaaataaatcaaaatctgtaTTTGGaatatgataaaatattaaaaacgtCAAGTAACGTTCAATTTTAGTGTAAGACTTAAGAAACTTGTTGAAATTTTACTTTAGACTTTGTAGAATATAAAATAAGATCAAATAAATCTCGCCACAGTTATTACCAGCCAATGCCAGGATATATTTGACTCTTTTGTTACCCTATACTTAATTAAGTTGTCAAAACATTCGACGTTGTCCGATAATGGATGCCTCCTACCAGCTTTCCCCAGCGCCAATAACGTCCGTGACGCAGAAGTCTGTCACGCGCTTGCAGGACGGGCGGTTAGAAACCGTTAGAGGCTAGCGTTTGAGCAGGTAAGGTAACTAACTGTAAATGTCATGCAGTTATAAACTTTCATGGCATCTGTTTAGAAACAAGGACCTTCTCTGGTGACTATTTTGGCTATTTCTTAGTGAGAAATGTATTCACTCTAACCTCCATTAGCAAGCACTCTAATAACATCAAGTGAAGTCCATAACGATCCTAAAAACCGAATTCAAGCTAACCTCTGAACTAATGCAATATTTCGGTCGTCTCTGTCTTCCAAAAGT
Coding sequences within:
- the slc16a1a gene encoding monocarboxylate transporter 1a → MPVALGGPQGYTPPEGGWGWLVVIGAFISIGFSYATAKSITVFFKEIEVIFNVTSSQVSWISSIMLAVTYGGGPISSILVNKYGSRPVMMFGGFLSGTGFVAASFCNSVEALYFCVGVMGGLGLSFNLNPALTMIGKYFFKRRPVANGIAMAGSPVFLSTLAPLNTWLYDQFGWRGSFLILGGLLLNCCVAGSLMRPIGQKPKPAEKTTERKSILQTINSFLDLTLFKHRGFLLYIMGNVIMLFGLFAPLVFLSNYAKSKEIPKEKAAFLLSVLAFVDMVARPSMGIVANTKWIRPRIQYFFAISVLYNGVCHVLAPLSVDYKGFVIYAIFFGFAFGWLSSVLFETLMDLVGAQRFSSAVGLVTIMECAPVLLGPPLLGKFKDVYHDYKYTYQGCGIVLIVSSVFLFVGMGINYRLLDKEKKEEERKARMGVRQPNASRDNSAKEVGEVRNSEDTV